Proteins encoded by one window of Calidithermus timidus DSM 17022:
- a CDS encoding 2-isopropylmalate synthase: MRHIRIFDTTLRDGEQSPGVALSLQQKLEIAHALARLNVDIIEAGFPVNGASEFECVSRIAQEVQGPVICALARTHKLDIERAAAALEPAEKRRIHVFTSASRVHLEYMLKKTPEQIIELTDEMVRYARTFTDDVEFSAQDVMRADFDFVLRLYDTAIAAGATTINIPDTTGYGTPLEYGALIKRIHDEVVRGRDVHISAHCHDDLGMATANSLAAVENGATQIECTINGIGERAGNTALEEVVMALYVRRDHYQAETQINTREIYRISRMIERYTGMVVQPNKAIVGDNAFAHESGIHQDGVIKNKETYEIMNAELVGREAAVLVLGKHSGRAAVKKALHDLGYKLDESQMQTVFQRFREIVDRKGPISTEELRALVESETAPTAHLFAIEQLQFFSGYGMLPTATVRLKTPKGEVTTTAIGDGPVDAVYKALAEAIEIQPELELYRVEAVTGTTEALGEVTVKLKLGEVLATGHGISPDIIEASARAYLDAANKLVAGQAAKHPPSLDEVQAKGIVR, translated from the coding sequence ATGCGCCACATCCGGATTTTCGACACCACGCTTCGGGACGGGGAGCAATCCCCTGGCGTAGCCCTTTCCTTGCAGCAGAAGCTCGAGATCGCCCACGCCCTGGCCCGCCTTAACGTCGACATCATCGAAGCGGGTTTTCCGGTGAACGGGGCCAGCGAGTTCGAGTGCGTTTCTCGGATCGCCCAGGAGGTGCAGGGGCCGGTGATCTGCGCCCTGGCCCGCACCCACAAGCTCGACATCGAGCGGGCTGCCGCCGCGCTCGAGCCCGCCGAGAAACGTCGCATCCACGTTTTCACCAGCGCCAGCCGGGTGCACCTGGAGTACATGCTCAAGAAGACGCCCGAGCAGATCATAGAACTCACCGATGAGATGGTGCGCTACGCCCGTACTTTCACCGACGACGTGGAGTTCAGCGCCCAGGATGTCATGCGCGCCGACTTCGACTTCGTGCTGCGCCTCTACGATACCGCCATCGCCGCCGGGGCTACCACCATCAACATCCCCGACACCACCGGCTATGGCACGCCGCTGGAGTACGGCGCCCTCATCAAGCGTATCCACGACGAGGTGGTGCGCGGGCGCGACGTGCACATCTCCGCCCACTGCCACGACGACCTGGGCATGGCCACCGCCAACAGCTTGGCGGCGGTGGAGAACGGTGCGACCCAGATCGAGTGTACTATCAACGGCATCGGAGAGCGGGCCGGGAACACCGCCTTGGAGGAGGTGGTCATGGCCCTCTACGTGCGCCGCGACCACTACCAGGCCGAAACCCAGATCAACACCCGCGAAATCTACCGCATCAGCCGCATGATCGAGCGCTACACCGGCATGGTGGTGCAGCCCAACAAGGCCATCGTGGGCGACAACGCCTTCGCCCACGAGTCGGGCATCCACCAGGACGGGGTGATCAAGAACAAAGAGACCTACGAGATCATGAACGCCGAGTTGGTGGGCCGCGAGGCCGCCGTGCTGGTGCTGGGCAAGCATTCGGGCCGGGCCGCGGTCAAGAAGGCCCTGCACGACCTGGGCTACAAACTCGACGAGAGCCAGATGCAGACCGTCTTCCAGCGCTTCCGCGAGATCGTAGATCGCAAAGGTCCCATCTCCACCGAAGAGCTGCGGGCTTTGGTCGAGAGCGAGACCGCGCCCACCGCGCATTTATTTGCCATCGAGCAGCTTCAGTTCTTCTCCGGCTACGGCATGCTCCCCACCGCCACCGTGCGCCTGAAGACCCCCAAGGGTGAGGTGACCACCACGGCAATCGGGGACGGTCCGGTAGACGCGGTTTACAAGGCACTCGCCGAGGCCATCGAGATCCAGCCCGAACTCGAGCTCTACCGCGTGGAGGCGGTCACCGGCACCACCGAGGCGCTGGGCGAGGTCACGGTCAAGCTCAAGCTGGGCGAAGTGCTCGCCACCGGCCACGGCATCTCGCCCGACATCATCGAGGCTTCGGCCCGCGCTTACCTGGATGCGGCCAACAAGCTGGTGGCCGGGCAGGCGGCCAAGCACCCGCCGAGCCTGGACGAGGTGCAGGCCAAGGGCATCGTGCGCTGA